From Apium graveolens cultivar Ventura chromosome 9, ASM990537v1, whole genome shotgun sequence, the proteins below share one genomic window:
- the LOC141682864 gene encoding uncharacterized protein LOC141682864 yields the protein MYVLTQHTEGCDIVNGVNGLLKSVNLVRKRGFGWVLMILQKQLPGHMSQKSWSLMYWLHLLSLRRVLEIFGLDNCGLPDWDFTSARSCLPEGQKYGFLIWLRFSYCGLICIACMSIGKWITRRQAHLPRAQQGIPISQFGPRYCCTPPRTRNIFLNIL from the exons ATGTACGTTCTTACGCAACATACAGAGGGGTGCGACATCGTAAATGGGGTAAATGGGCTGCTAAAATCCGTGAACCTTGTCAGAAAAAGAGGATTTGGTTGGGTACTTATGATACTGCAGAAGCAGCTGCCAGGGCATATGAGTCAAAAAAGCTGGAGTTTGATGTACTGGTTGCACCTCCTTTCTCTGAGAAGAGTTCTGGAAATCTTTGGGCTTGATAATTGTGGTTTACCTGACTGGGATTTCACTAGTGCAAGAAGCTGT TTGCCAGAAGGTCAGAAGTATGGGTTCCTTATTTGGTTGCGTTTTAGCTACTGTGGCCTCATTTGTATTGCATGCATGTCCATTGGGAAG TGGATTACTAGAAGACAAGCTCATTTACCTCGTGCACAACAGGGGATACCTATCTCACAGTTTGGGCCAAGATACTGCTGCACACCACCCAGGACTCGCAATATATTTCTAAATATATTGTGA